A portion of the candidate division WOR-3 bacterium genome contains these proteins:
- the phoU gene encoding phosphate signaling complex protein PhoU, giving the protein MLEERITNLKREIVEYTALGEGMIEKSIKGLIKKNKELLLSVIDEDEPKANDFEIEIDELCVTLIAQYEPRAKDLRTILMILKINNDLERIGDLAVNIAESAMFLIEKPQVEPLVDIPMMVEVTEKMLKNSINAFINEDAELAKSVCEKDSVIDGLRNQILRKLITYMSADSSTVERSIHLMRISHSLERIADLSTNICEDVIFMVEGKIIKHHKDEN; this is encoded by the coding sequence ATGTTAGAAGAAAGAATTACCAATCTTAAAAGGGAAATTGTCGAGTATACTGCTCTTGGGGAGGGTATGATTGAAAAAAGTATAAAAGGCTTGATTAAAAAAAATAAAGAGCTACTTTTAAGCGTCATCGATGAGGATGAGCCGAAGGCAAATGACTTTGAGATAGAGATAGATGAACTCTGCGTAACCCTTATTGCTCAGTATGAACCAAGAGCAAAGGATTTAAGAACAATCCTTATGATTCTAAAGATAAATAATGATCTGGAGAGAATAGGAGATCTTGCAGTAAATATTGCTGAAAGCGCAATGTTTTTAATAGAGAAACCACAAGTGGAGCCTTTGGTTGATATCCCAATGATGGTAGAAGTAACGGAAAAGATGTTAAAGAATAGCATAAATGCTTTTATTAATGAGGATGCAGAATTGGCTAAAAGCGTCTGTGAGAAAGACAGTGTCATCGATGGTTTGAGGAATCAGATTTTGAGAAAGTTGATCACTTACATGAGTGCGGATTCATCGACGGTTGAACGTTCAATCCATTTAATGAGAATCTCCCACTCCTTAGAACGCATAGCAGATTTATCGACAAACATCTGTGAAGATGTAATATTTATGGTGGAAGGCAAGATTATAAAACATCACAAAGATGAAAATTAG
- the pstA gene encoding phosphate ABC transporter permease PstA has protein sequence MKIRVVKQSIALTLVRLSVLVSIIFLFVFFILIIAKGGKVLSLSFLTEAPREAMTKGGIFPAIIGTFYLTVVAISFAFPLGVLTSIYLTEYAKPAWLVSTIRIAINTLAGVPSIVFGLFGLAVFVNIFGFGVSILSGSLTLGILILPIIINASEEAIKTVPKDFREASLSLGATKRQTILKVVLPTALPNILTGAIISVGRAAGETAPILFTAATFYTRKLPKSISDEVMALPYHIYALMTEGTNPKYQVPIAYGTAVVLLFLILIVNAVAIVIRYRARRKKKW, from the coding sequence ATGAAGATCAGGGTGGTAAAACAGTCAATCGCTTTGACCTTGGTCAGACTTTCAGTCCTTGTAAGTATCATATTCCTTTTTGTCTTTTTCATCCTTATTATTGCCAAGGGTGGTAAGGTCCTTTCCCTTTCTTTTCTCACAGAGGCACCGCGCGAGGCTATGACAAAAGGTGGAATCTTTCCAGCAATTATTGGCACATTTTATCTAACCGTCGTAGCGATTTCATTCGCTTTTCCTCTTGGAGTTTTGACCTCGATATATTTGACCGAGTATGCCAAACCAGCCTGGCTTGTGAGTACCATAAGAATAGCGATAAACACACTTGCCGGAGTGCCATCGATAGTTTTCGGCCTTTTTGGTCTGGCAGTATTTGTTAATATATTTGGATTTGGAGTTTCTATCCTATCCGGCTCCTTGACACTCGGAATATTAATATTGCCAATCATAATTAATGCCAGTGAAGAGGCAATCAAAACTGTGCCAAAAGATTTCCGAGAAGCATCATTATCATTAGGTGCAACAAAACGGCAGACAATATTGAAAGTAGTCCTGCCCACTGCTCTGCCAAACATTCTTACTGGCGCAATCATCAGCGTCGGTCGTGCCGCTGGTGAAACTGCTCCCATCCTCTTTACTGCTGCAACATTTTATACGAGAAAGTTACCGAAATCCATTTCAGATGAAGTTATGGCACTCCCTTATCATATATATGCGCTAATGACAGAAGGAACAAATCCCAAATATCAAGTCCCAATAGCTTATGGCACTGCGGTCGTACTGCTCTTTCTTATCCTCATTGTCAATGCTGTGGCGATAGTCATCCGATACAGGGCCAGGAGGAAGAAAAAATGGTAG
- the pstB gene encoding phosphate ABC transporter ATP-binding protein, translating to MVAKEIIVENLHLWFDDLHVLKDITLPIHKNKITAVIGPSGCGKSTFLRCFNRMNDLIETAKTKGNIFIDGQNIYQDRIDISALRMKVGMVFQKPNPFPKSIFDNVAFGLHIKGVKDRSKIIEKVEQSLRDAWLWEEVKDRLQDSAFDLSGGQQQRLCIARALATEPEIILMDEPTSALDPQATKKIEELLIELKKSVTVLLVTHNIAQAARVSDYTAFLYLGELIEFGTTQKMFTVPQDKRTEEYLAGRFG from the coding sequence ATGGTAGCGAAAGAGATAATCGTGGAAAATCTCCACCTGTGGTTTGATGACTTACATGTATTGAAAGATATAACTCTACCCATTCACAAAAATAAGATAACCGCAGTAATCGGTCCTTCTGGATGTGGGAAATCCACTTTTTTAAGATGTTTTAACCGCATGAATGATCTTATTGAAACTGCCAAGACCAAGGGGAACATTTTTATAGATGGTCAGAATATTTATCAAGATAGAATAGATATATCGGCATTACGCATGAAAGTTGGCATGGTATTTCAAAAGCCCAACCCATTTCCCAAATCGATATTTGATAATGTCGCATTCGGACTCCATATCAAAGGGGTTAAAGACAGGTCTAAGATTATAGAAAAAGTGGAGCAAAGCTTGAGAGACGCCTGGCTATGGGAAGAGGTAAAGGACAGACTTCAGGATTCTGCATTTGACCTATCAGGTGGTCAACAGCAACGTCTTTGTATTGCCCGAGCCTTAGCAACCGAACCTGAAATTATCCTTATGGATGAGCCAACCTCGGCACTCGATCCGCAGGCAACAAAAAAGATAGAAGAATTGCTTATTGAGTTGAAGAAGTCGGTCACAGTCCTCCTTGTGACACATAATATCGCCCAAGCCGCTCGAGTCTCTGACTATACTGCCTTTCTCTACTTGGGAGAATTGATCGAATTTGGAACGACACAGAAGATGTTCACTGTGCCTCAGGATAAAAGAACCGAAGAATATCTGGCTGGGAGATTTGGATAA